One Lentimicrobiaceae bacterium genomic window, CCTTTTTAGCAATCCTAAAACAGGTTGTGTTTCCGGCGAAAAAAGAATTTTCAGCAATACAAAGGACACCGCAGCTACCGCTGGTGAAGGCATTTACTGGAAATATGAATCAAAATTAAAAAAATGGGATGCCGAATTGTATTCAGCAGTGGGAGCTGCCGGGGAACTATTTGCCATTCGCACGAATCTTTACACTAAAGTAGAACACGATACGCTTCTCGACGATTTTATCATTTCCATGCGAATCGCCAAACAAGGATATGTTATACAGTACAACCCAAATGCTTATGCCATTGAGTCATCTTCCGCCAATGTTAAAGAAGAAATGAAAAGAAAAATTAGAATTTCTGCCGGAGGCATACAATCTACATTGCGGCTCAAAGAGCTGATGAACCCGTTTCGATATGGGTTGCTTGCATTTCAGTTTGTCTCCCACAGGGTTTTACGCTGGACCATTGCAGCATTTTCTTTACCTATTCTGTTTTTGCTTAATTTCATCTTTGCAGTTTGGGAAGGCTTCTTTTCATTACACCTTTACTCTGTTTTATTGTATTTACAACTCTTATTTTATGCGCTTGCTCTTTGTGGCTGGTATTTAGAAAATCATAAAATTAAAATTAAAATACTATTCATTCCATACTATTTTTTTATAATGAATTTATGTGTTTTTCTTGGACTTGATAGATATATAAAAGGTAAACAAAGCGTTAATTGGGAAAAAGCTAAGCGTGCAGACTAATACTTACAGATATGAAGCATAAAATATACTTAATTGTAATATTATTTTTTATACCAACTATCATATCTTTTGCACAATGTAAAGGTTGTAAATATTTTGTTCATCCCGATTCAGTAGCCATTGTAAGCATAGAAGGCGATTTGATGCCCAACCTTTTACCCGGCGATACAATTTGCCTGAACCCAGGAAAATATTTTCAACTGTATATTCATAAAATCAAAGGTTCCGCAGAAAAGCCCATAATTATAAAAAACTATAATGGGGAAGTGATAATTGAAAACAACAGTAATTTTGGAATTACTTTCAGCGATTGTGCTTACATTAAATTTACAGGTTCGGGAAAATCTGATTTATAT contains:
- a CDS encoding glycosyltransferase family 2 protein: MLVLKITFWILAFIVFYSYLGYGMLLFVLVKLKKIISTNTNNKYDDSYEPEVTLFVAAYNEKDYVARKVQNIYELNYPKEKVKQIWVTDGSNDGTPELLAQYPNIKVYHQPERAGKIAAMNRGISFVDTPIVIFSDGNTLLGKDSVREIVRLFSNPKTGCVSGEKRIFSNTKDTAATAGEGIYWKYESKLKKWDAELYSAVGAAGELFAIRTNLYTKVEHDTLLDDFIISMRIAKQGYVIQYNPNAYAIESSSANVKEEMKRKIRISAGGIQSTLRLKELMNPFRYGLLAFQFVSHRVLRWTIAAFSLPILFLLNFIFAVWEGFFSLHLYSVLLYLQLLFYALALCGWYLENHKIKIKILFIPYYFFIMNLCVFLGLDRYIKGKQSVNWEKAKRAD